GCGATCTGGCGCTCTTCCTCGGCCTCGACCACCCAGATCGCCACCTTAGAGCTGCCCGCATGCAGGCGCGATTTGCGGGCGTGGTTGGCATCGACATCCATGCGCGCGCCGATCCATTCCAGACCGCGCAGGATGCGGGCGCGCACACCCACCGCGTTTTCGCCGATGCCGCCGGTGAAGGCGATGGCATCCAGCCCCTCCATTGCGGCAATCAGACTGCCTGCATGACGCAGGCTCCAATAGCAGAAATGTTCGATGGCAAAGGCGCTGTCAGCGCTGGGGTCGAGCATCAGGTTGCGCATATCGGATTTGCCGCCCGACAGGCCAAGCAGGCCGCTTTCGTTGTTGAGGATCGCCTTGGTGCGGTCGAGGCCGTTGTCCTCGACCAGGCGTAGCACCGCATTGGCGTCGATCCCGCCCGACCGCGTGCCCATGGTCAGGCCATCCAGGGGTGAATAGCCCATGGTGGTGGCAACGGACTGGCCATTGCGGATCGCACAGAGCGACGCGCCATTGCCGAGGTGAAACGCCAGCAGGCGCGAGGGCAGGGCGGCGCCGGAAATTTCCGGCAGGCGCCGCACCAGCGAGGCGTAGGACAGCCCGTGAAACCCGTAGCGGCGGATGCCCTTGGTCTCTTCCACGCGAGGGATCGCATAGCGGGTTGCGACCTCTGGGTTGGTGGCGTGAAACGAGGTGTCAAAGCTGGCAAACTGCGGCAGATCGGGGGCAGTGGTGGCCATGGTGTCGATCGCGGC
The nucleotide sequence above comes from Phaeobacter inhibens DSM 16374. Encoded proteins:
- a CDS encoding acetate/propionate family kinase, with product MSPRSADNILILNAGSSSIKFAIFDTDLNQRLAGLAEGIGTPQSRLRIADTSRDSQFPTHAEALAAILAALPDHGLDPTQLAAVGHRVVHGGRKLTKPVRITPEIRTEIADCTPLAPLHNPHSLAAIDTMATTAPDLPQFASFDTSFHATNPEVATRYAIPRVEETKGIRRYGFHGLSYASLVRRLPEISGAALPSRLLAFHLGNGASLCAIRNGQSVATTMGYSPLDGLTMGTRSGGIDANAVLRLVEDNGLDRTKAILNNESGLLGLSGGKSDMRNLMLDPSADSAFAIEHFCYWSLRHAGSLIAAMEGLDAIAFTGGIGENAVGVRARILRGLEWIGARMDVDANHARKSRLHAGSSKVAIWVVEAEEERQIAMDAQTLMGTP